TGTGACCTCGCCGAAGGCCGGATGTTCACCGCGGAGCGCCAGTTGGCTGTCCGATAGCTGCCAGCTACACAGCGTGGCGAGACTGGCCTCGCGTTGCGTTGTGAACGCGCGCAGCAATTCCGCCAGCGAGCGCCCCTGGCTCGCCTCGAACTGCGCGAAACGATCGAAGGGGGAAAACCGACGGTCGTCGCCCTGCGCGAGAATCAGCTGGGCTCGCGGAATCCAGTCGGTTTTCTCGCCGTGCAGCAGGTGGCCTACGATATCGTACGCGCTCCAGGTGTCCGGACCTTCGTTGACCGATGTCCACGCGGTGTCGAGACCGTCGAGCCACGCGTGCAAGGTGGTTGGCGTGCGGGCGAGAATGGCGCTGCCGTGCGTGAGATCGAAGTCCATGCGAAGCCTCGGTGGGGGCTGTCGGAATGACGCGGTGGTCGCGGGGATCGTATTGGAGATCGTATTATTGGGGCCGAACGACATTCCTTGTCACGAGGCCCCTTCATGCATCTCACGCATCGCGTTGCCCTGATCGGCGCGCTCCTCTGCGGCGCGACGGCACTCGCGGCCCAGCCGGCCACGCTCAGCGTCGGCCGACCCGTCCGCGCCACGCTCGCCCGTGGTGACACGGCGCGATACCGGTTCGACGCCGACTCCAATGTCATTGTCCGCGTGGCTGTTGACCAGATCAGCGCGAATACGATGGTCCGCGTGCTCACGCCGCGCGGTCGCCTGCTGCGCGCGGTGAATGCGACCCCGCGCGGGCTCGAGCGCCTGCAGGTCGAGATCACTGAGACGGGGCTGCATCAGATCGAGGTCATTCCGGTGGACTCTGCCGTCGGGGACTTCTCGATCACCTTGACCGCGCGTGAGCTCTTGTCGAAGGATCCGCGCACCTTCGCGGCGCAGTTGCTCGCTCCCTACGACCGCACCGACGGCCCCGGTGCCGCTGTTGCCGTGTGGCGCGGAGGTCGGATGCTCTTCGCGAAGGGCTACGGCATGGCGAACCTCGCCTACAACGTGCCGTTCCTCGCCACGACGCCCACGAACATCGGATCGACTTCCAAGCAGTTCACGGCATTCGCGGTGATGCTGTTGGTGGAGCAGGGGAAGCTGAGCCTCGATGACGATGTGCGGAAGCACATTCCTGAGCTGCCGGACCTTGGCCGCACGGTGACCGTGCGGAATCTGCTGACGCACACCAGTGGCTATCGCGAGCTGTACAACGGACTGTCGCTCGCTGGTCGCCGCTTCGATGAAGGGGATCATGTCGAGCGGTCGGAAGTGCTCGGCATCGTGCAGCATCAGCCGGCACTGCAGAACTCCCCTGGCGCGGAGTTCAACTACAACAACACTGGCTATGCGCTGGCAGCGCTCACGGTGGAGCGCGTGTCCGGCCTGACGTTCCCTGAATTCATGAAGCAGAATGTGTTCGGACCGATCGGCATGTCGCACACGATGGTGCGAAGTGATCGCCACGGGACCGTCCCCGGTGCGACCGAGGGATACACGCGAGGCGCGAACGGTGAATGGCGTACGCTGGGCGACCTTCCGGCGTCGATGGGCGCCGGTGCGATCTACACCACGCTCGGCGATCTGCAGCGGTGGGTGGAGAACTACGCGCATCCACGTGTGGGGAGCGCCGCTAGCGTCGCGCAGATGATGACGCCGTTCACGCTGACCACTGGCAAGAGCACCGGCTATGGTATGGGACTGTTTGTCGATACCCAAGGACCGCTCAAGCGCATCCATCATGGTGGGGCCGATGTGGCGCACCGCTCGATGCTGGCGTACTACCCCGAGATCGACGCCGGCGTGACCGTGCAGAGCAACGATGCCGGCTTCGATTCGCAGGTCGCGTTTCGCATCGCGCAGGCGTTCTTCACCGAGCTCACGCCGGCGCCTGGCGCCAAGAGTGCCGCCACCTTCGCCTTCGACGCGAAGCGTTTCGATGAGTACGTGGGCCGCTATGCACTCGATGCCGCGCCGCAGTTCATCCTGAGTTTCACCCGATCCGGTGATTCGCTCTTCACGCAGGCCACCGGTCAAGGACGGCTACAGCTGACCGCGACGTCGGATTCGGCGTTCGCGATTCGCGGCGTCGAGGCGTCGGTGACGTTTCTCCGCGATGCGGCGCGGAAGGTGGTCGGCCTCACGCTGAACCAAAATGGTGTGCAGCGGGCCACCCGATTGAGCGGTGAAGCGCCCAAGGCATGGGCACCGACGGCGGCGGAGTTGGCGGCCTATGCGGGGCGATACTTCAGCGACGAGTTGGAGACGTATTACACGCTGAGTGTGAAGCAAGGCGCCCTGATCGTGGAGAACCGTCGATCGGCCGCGGTGAAGCTGTCGGCCAGTGCGAAGGACACGTTCGTCGTCGACGCGACCACGCTGTTGTTCGAGCGCGATCGCAATGGACAGGTGATCGGGTTCTACGCCGGCAATACGCGCACGCGGGACGTGCGGTTTGCGCGCGTGCGGTGAGCTACCCGGGATAGCGCGCCTTGGTGGCTGCGATCGAGCCTGCGATCAACTGCTCGAGCACTGGCAGTTGCACATCGGAGAGCCGCCGGATGTAGAGGCAGGCTTTGCCGATCTTGTGCCGCCCGAGCTGTGCCAGCAGGGCGCGGGTCTCGTCCGTTTCGTACCCGGCGAGCAGGTACACACTGATATCGCCCTTTCGTGACGAGTAACCGACCAGGCACGAGCTCCCCTCGTGGCCGCTGGCATACTTGTAGTGATACGTGCCGAAGCCGACGATGCTGGTGCCCCACATGGTCGGCTCGTGACCACTGAGTCGTTGCATGAGGGCCGTCAGCGCGCGGCAATCCTCACGGCGCGTGTCGTCGGTGATCGCCGCGAGGTAGCTGTCGACACTGACGGTCGTGGGCTTGGTCTTCGCTTCGTACATCGTGCGTCTCCGGTTGAGATGTATGAGGAGTTCAGCGGACAAAAAGCTGTCGTCGGCCGCTCAGACGTGCTCTCCCTGCTCCACCCGCCCGACCCACGATTCGATCGCTGCCGTGACGTGGGCCGGCTGCTCCACACTGCTGGAATGGCCCGCGTGCGGAATACGCACCAGCTTCGACCCGCGAATGGCCGCATGCATGCGCTCCGACTTCAGCGGCACGGTCGCCACATCTTCGTCGCCCACCATGATCAGTGTCGGCGCCGTGATGCGGGAAAGCTCCGGCAGGATCGGCTCGCGCTCGATCACGCCGTTCACGGCCCGCCAGATGTCGCGGCGATTGCGCGACAGCCGCTCGCGCCACGCGTCGCGCTCGGCGGCACGCGCGGGATCCGTGAGAAATGACCGGCCGAACATGATCGGCATGACCTTGTTCGCGATCATGCGGAGACCGAACCATCTCGCCACGCGATTGAGCGTGCGATACCTCGGCACGTTCTCCGGGGGCTCCGCATCGGCGCTCGTTTCCAGCAGCACACACGAGCGCACCAGATCGGGGCGGCGGGCGGCGAGTCGCATGGCCACAAATCCGCCCATCGACAGCCCGACGATGTGTACCGGAGCCACGCCGAGCTGCTCAATGAGCGCGACCGCATCTGCATAGCAGTCCTCGATGCTGATAGCGCGATCAGTCGGCACGTCGCTCTGTCCCTGTCCGCGATGATCCCACGCGATGCACCGGTACCGCGGCCGCAACGTGGCCACCTGCGCATCGAACATTCGCGTGCTCCAGAGCAGGCCGTGCGAGAAGAGCACGGGCGGTCCACTGCCACCGGTGTCTTCGACCCAGAGTCGAACACCGTTGATGGTGAGATGCCGCCCGTTGGTGTTCACA
This region of Gemmatimonas groenlandica genomic DNA includes:
- a CDS encoding serine hydrolase domain-containing protein yields the protein MHLTHRVALIGALLCGATALAAQPATLSVGRPVRATLARGDTARYRFDADSNVIVRVAVDQISANTMVRVLTPRGRLLRAVNATPRGLERLQVEITETGLHQIEVIPVDSAVGDFSITLTARELLSKDPRTFAAQLLAPYDRTDGPGAAVAVWRGGRMLFAKGYGMANLAYNVPFLATTPTNIGSTSKQFTAFAVMLLVEQGKLSLDDDVRKHIPELPDLGRTVTVRNLLTHTSGYRELYNGLSLAGRRFDEGDHVERSEVLGIVQHQPALQNSPGAEFNYNNTGYALAALTVERVSGLTFPEFMKQNVFGPIGMSHTMVRSDRHGTVPGATEGYTRGANGEWRTLGDLPASMGAGAIYTTLGDLQRWVENYAHPRVGSAASVAQMMTPFTLTTGKSTGYGMGLFVDTQGPLKRIHHGGADVAHRSMLAYYPEIDAGVTVQSNDAGFDSQVAFRIAQAFFTELTPAPGAKSAATFAFDAKRFDEYVGRYALDAAPQFILSFTRSGDSLFTQATGQGRLQLTATSDSAFAIRGVEASVTFLRDAARKVVGLTLNQNGVQRATRLSGEAPKAWAPTAAELAAYAGRYFSDELETYYTLSVKQGALIVENRRSAAVKLSASAKDTFVVDATTLLFERDRNGQVIGFYAGNTRTRDVRFARVR
- a CDS encoding alpha/beta fold hydrolase, translated to MNTNGRHLTINGVRLWVEDTGGSGPPVLFSHGLLWSTRMFDAQVATLRPRYRCIAWDHRGQGQSDVPTDRAISIEDCYADAVALIEQLGVAPVHIVGLSMGGFVAMRLAARRPDLVRSCVLLETSADAEPPENVPRYRTLNRVARWFGLRMIANKVMPIMFGRSFLTDPARAAERDAWRERLSRNRRDIWRAVNGVIEREPILPELSRITAPTLIMVGDEDVATVPLKSERMHAAIRGSKLVRIPHAGHSSSVEQPAHVTAAIESWVGRVEQGEHV
- a CDS encoding DinB family protein gives rise to the protein MDFDLTHGSAILARTPTTLHAWLDGLDTAWTSVNEGPDTWSAYDIVGHLLHGEKTDWIPRAQLILAQGDDRRFSPFDRFAQFEASQGRSLAELLRAFTTQREASLATLCSWQLSDSQLALRGEHPAFGEVTLRQLLATWVAHDLGHLAQIARVMAKQYRAAVGPWREYLPILDRG
- a CDS encoding DUF1801 domain-containing protein, which gives rise to MYEAKTKPTTVSVDSYLAAITDDTRREDCRALTALMQRLSGHEPTMWGTSIVGFGTYHYKYASGHEGSSCLVGYSSRKGDISVYLLAGYETDETRALLAQLGRHKIGKACLYIRRLSDVQLPVLEQLIAGSIAATKARYPG